Proteins from one uncultured Anaeromusa sp. genomic window:
- the rpsC gene encoding 30S ribosomal protein S3 produces the protein MGQKVNPHGFRLGVIKTWDAKWYADKDYAKNLHEDIKIRDFIKKAAFAAGVSQVVIERASNRVRINIHTAKPGMVIGRGGAGIEALKKGLRKLTEKQLDINIAEIKHPELSSQLVAENIAAQLERRIAFRRAMKQSVGRTMRMGAKGIKIMCGGRLGGAEIARSESYREGSIPLHTLRADIDYGFAEAATTYGRIGVKVWIYKGEILPEAKKPAAQEGGE, from the coding sequence GTGGGTCAAAAAGTCAATCCTCATGGTTTTAGACTCGGCGTAATCAAGACTTGGGATGCCAAATGGTACGCCGATAAAGATTATGCAAAAAACTTGCATGAAGATATCAAGATTCGTGACTTTATTAAAAAAGCGGCATTTGCTGCTGGCGTATCTCAGGTTGTGATCGAACGCGCTTCCAACCGTGTACGCATTAACATTCATACTGCGAAACCGGGTATGGTTATCGGCCGCGGCGGCGCAGGTATTGAAGCCCTGAAAAAAGGTTTGCGCAAGCTGACCGAAAAACAGCTCGACATCAACATTGCAGAAATCAAGCATCCGGAATTGTCTTCGCAGTTGGTTGCTGAGAACATTGCAGCTCAGCTTGAACGTCGTATTGCTTTCCGTCGTGCTATGAAGCAATCTGTTGGCCGTACGATGCGTATGGGCGCTAAAGGAATTAAAATCATGTGTGGCGGCCGTCTTGGCGGGGCTGAAATTGCCCGTAGCGAAAGCTATCGCGAAGGCAGCATTCCTCTGCACACTCTGCGTGCCGACATTGATTACGGTTTTGCAGAAGCCGCTACTACCTATGGACGTATCGGCGTTAAGGTGTGGATCTACAAAGGCGAGATTTTGCCTGAAGCCAAGAAACCTGCCGCTCAAGAAGGGGGCGAATAA
- the rplV gene encoding 50S ribosomal protein L22, with the protein MEAKAVAKNIRIAPRKVRVVIDLIRGKNVGEAFAILKYTPKVGTEVVEKVLKSAVANAENNLDLNVDNLYVSAVYVDQGPTMKRIHPRSRGQAFKILKRSSHVTVVVQER; encoded by the coding sequence ATGGAAGCCAAAGCGGTTGCCAAGAATATCCGCATTGCGCCGCGCAAAGTGAGAGTCGTTATTGACTTGATCCGCGGTAAAAATGTGGGTGAAGCATTTGCTATATTGAAATACACTCCCAAAGTGGGTACTGAAGTTGTTGAGAAGGTTTTGAAGTCAGCTGTTGCTAATGCTGAGAACAATCTTGACCTCAATGTCGACAACCTCTATGTATCGGCAGTATATGTCGATCAGGGTCCCACGATGAAACGCATTCATCCTCGGTCTCGTGGGCAAGCCTTCAAGATTTTGAAGCGCTCCAGCCATGTGACCGTGGTCGTTCAGGAACGATAA
- the rplD gene encoding 50S ribosomal protein L4, producing the protein MPKVAVYDITGKQTGEVELNDSVFAVEVNEAVLHQAVVMQMASQRQGNASTKTRGFVRGGGKKPWKQKGTGRARAGSIRSPLWVGGGTVFGPQPRSYAFSMPRKQRRLALKSALTSKVQDGELVVLEGLDFEAPKTKQVIKMMGDFNASEQKALIITAEEVESVFKSARNLPSVKTITSMGLNVMDLLHYDRVFVTKEAVTRIEEVLA; encoded by the coding sequence ATGCCGAAAGTGGCAGTATATGATATCACCGGCAAGCAAACCGGTGAAGTGGAACTGAATGATAGCGTGTTCGCTGTGGAAGTGAACGAGGCTGTGCTTCATCAAGCAGTAGTTATGCAGATGGCCAGCCAGCGTCAAGGTAATGCGTCCACAAAGACCAGAGGTTTTGTACGCGGTGGCGGCAAAAAACCCTGGAAACAAAAAGGAACCGGACGCGCTCGCGCCGGCAGCATTCGCTCTCCGTTGTGGGTCGGCGGCGGCACGGTTTTCGGACCGCAACCCCGTTCCTATGCGTTCAGCATGCCCCGTAAACAGCGTCGTTTGGCTCTTAAGTCCGCTCTGACTTCTAAAGTGCAGGACGGCGAGCTGGTGGTTCTGGAGGGCCTCGATTTTGAAGCTCCCAAAACCAAACAGGTCATTAAAATGATGGGTGATTTCAATGCTTCCGAGCAGAAAGCCCTGATCATTACGGCGGAAGAAGTGGAAAGCGTATTCAAGTCTGCCCGCAACCTTCCGAGCGTTAAAACCATTACCAGCATGGGCCTGAATGTAATGGACCTGCTCCATTATGATCGGGTTTTCGTTACCAAAGAGGCAGTCACCCGTATTGAGGAGGTGCTGGCATAA
- the rpsH gene encoding 30S ribosomal protein S8: MVMTDPIADMLTRIRNANSVHHDKVEIPASKVKQAMAEILKREGFIKDYDLVNDNKQGVLRLSLKYGPNREKVITGLKRISKPGLRVYAKKEQLPRVLGGLGIAIISTSQGIMTDKQARREGLGGEVVAYVW, translated from the coding sequence ATGGTAATGACTGATCCGATCGCTGACATGCTTACCCGGATTCGTAATGCGAACTCGGTGCATCATGATAAAGTGGAGATCCCCGCTTCCAAAGTGAAGCAGGCGATGGCCGAAATTCTCAAACGCGAGGGTTTCATTAAGGACTATGATCTCGTCAACGACAATAAACAAGGCGTTCTTCGGTTGAGCCTCAAATACGGCCCGAACCGCGAGAAAGTCATCACCGGCCTCAAACGCATTTCCAAACCGGGATTGCGCGTATACGCGAAAAAAGAGCAGCTGCCCCGAGTTTTGGGCGGCCTCGGTATCGCCATTATTTCAACATCGCAGGGCATCATGACCGACAAGCAGGCTCGTCGCGAGGGCCTCGGCGGCGAAGTAGTCGCCTACGTTTGGTAA
- the rplC gene encoding 50S ribosomal protein L3: protein MAKSILGKKLGMTQIFTEEGKVVPVTVVEAGQCVVVGNKTVENDGYNAVQLGFGAVKDKNVTKPMQGVFAKAGVTPVKFIREIRLADASEFTAGQIIGVDTFAAGEMVDVVGTAKGKGFAGGIKRHNFARGPMGHGSKSHREPGSIGPRMSGGGGKVFKGKKLPGQMGGQRVTIQRLSVVRIDTERNLILIKGAIPGPKKGLVIIKNTVKPGK from the coding sequence ATGGCAAAAAGCATTCTTGGCAAAAAACTGGGTATGACGCAGATTTTCACCGAAGAGGGGAAAGTGGTTCCGGTAACGGTAGTCGAAGCCGGACAATGCGTTGTCGTAGGAAACAAAACGGTTGAAAACGACGGCTACAATGCGGTTCAACTTGGTTTTGGAGCCGTGAAAGATAAAAACGTCACCAAGCCGATGCAGGGAGTTTTTGCAAAAGCTGGCGTGACCCCCGTAAAATTCATCCGGGAAATCCGCCTGGCGGACGCTTCCGAATTCACTGCCGGACAAATCATTGGTGTTGACACCTTTGCAGCCGGTGAAATGGTGGACGTAGTCGGCACGGCTAAAGGTAAAGGCTTTGCAGGCGGCATCAAGCGCCATAACTTTGCACGCGGACCTATGGGCCACGGCTCGAAATCGCACCGTGAACCCGGTTCTATCGGCCCTCGCATGAGCGGCGGCGGCGGCAAAGTATTTAAAGGCAAGAAATTGCCTGGACAAATGGGTGGTCAACGCGTGACCATTCAGCGTCTCAGCGTCGTTCGTATCGACACCGAGCGCAACCTGATCTTAATCAAAGGCGCCATCCCCGGCCCGAAAAAAGGTCTGGTCATCATCAAGAACACGGTGAAACCCGGCAAATAA
- the rplX gene encoding 50S ribosomal protein L24, translating to MSEAKLHVKKGDKVMVLSGKDKGKTGAVIQAIPKKGKAVVEGINKVKRHTKPSQSNPQGGIIVKEAPVHAAKLMLVCPACDKATRVKSNVLANGGKVRVCKKCGETIDKDK from the coding sequence ATGTCAGAAGCCAAATTGCACGTCAAAAAAGGCGATAAAGTCATGGTCCTGTCCGGTAAGGACAAAGGAAAAACTGGTGCTGTAATTCAGGCGATTCCCAAAAAGGGAAAAGCTGTTGTAGAAGGCATCAACAAAGTAAAACGTCATACCAAACCGTCTCAAAGCAATCCTCAAGGGGGCATCATTGTGAAGGAAGCGCCGGTACATGCTGCGAAGCTGATGCTGGTGTGTCCCGCTTGCGACAAAGCAACTCGGGTAAAAAGCAATGTGCTTGCTAACGGTGGTAAAGTTCGCGTTTGCAAAAAATGCGGCGAAACAATTGACAAGGATAAATAA
- the rpsS gene encoding 30S ribosomal protein S19, producing the protein MSRSIKKGPFVHESLMKKIDTMNASGDKKVVKCWSRSSTILPNFVGHTIAVHDGRKHVPVYVTEDMVGHKLGEFAPTRTYKGHAGSEKSTSLR; encoded by the coding sequence GTGTCCAGATCCATTAAAAAAGGACCTTTTGTGCATGAAAGCTTGATGAAGAAAATTGATACTATGAATGCTAGCGGCGATAAAAAGGTCGTAAAATGCTGGTCCCGCAGTTCGACAATTCTGCCGAATTTTGTGGGCCATACCATCGCTGTGCATGACGGCCGCAAACATGTTCCGGTCTATGTGACCGAAGACATGGTCGGCCATAAGCTGGGCGAATTCGCTCCGACCCGCACCTATAAAGGTCACGCCGGCTCGGAAAAATCCACTTCGCTGCGCTAA
- the rplP gene encoding 50S ribosomal protein L16 gives MLLPKRVKHRKQFRGRMKGKAQRGNTVSHGEYGLVALEPAWITNRQIEAARIAMTRYIKRGGKVWIKIFPDKPVTAKPAETRMGSGKGSPEYWVAVVKPGRVMFEMDGVAEDVAKEAMRLAAHKLPIRTQFVVREKAQEVGGEANEG, from the coding sequence ATGTTGTTGCCGAAACGCGTTAAGCATCGCAAACAGTTCCGGGGTCGCATGAAGGGCAAAGCCCAAAGAGGCAACACCGTGAGCCACGGCGAATACGGTTTGGTAGCTCTTGAACCGGCTTGGATTACCAACCGCCAAATCGAGGCTGCTCGTATTGCCATGACTCGTTACATTAAACGTGGCGGTAAAGTCTGGATCAAAATTTTCCCGGATAAGCCGGTTACGGCTAAGCCGGCTGAAACTCGCATGGGTAGCGGTAAAGGCTCGCCCGAATATTGGGTGGCTGTTGTAAAACCGGGTCGCGTCATGTTTGAAATGGATGGCGTTGCCGAAGATGTAGCAAAAGAAGCTATGCGTCTGGCTGCTCACAAACTCCCGATTCGGACCCAGTTTGTTGTGCGGGAGAAAGCTCAGGAAGTGGGTGGTGAAGCAAATGAAGGCTAA
- the fusA gene encoding elongation factor G has product MARKFPLEKTRNIGIMAHIDAGKTTTTERILFYTGRVHKIGEVHDGAATMDWMVQEQERGITITSAATTCQWDEHRINIIDTPGHVDFTVEVERSLRVLDGSVAVFCAKGGVEPQSETVWRQADKYSVPRMAYVNKMDILGADFFRVVDMMKSRLGAHPVPLQLPIGYEDTFKGFVDLIDMKAVIYTDDLGKTSEASEIPEDMQEQAEEYRQALLDAVAENDDELMMKYLEGEELTKEEIKAGIRKATIACKMTPVFCGSSYKNKGVQPLLDGVVDYMPSPLDIPAIKGVDPDTGEEDERAASDELPFSALAFKIMADPFVGRLSFFRVYSGTLASGSYVFNSTKGKKERIGRILQMHANRREEIEIAYTGDIAAAVGLKDTTTGDTLCDEKASIILETMVFPEPVISVAVEPKTKADQEKMGIALSRLAEEDPTFRTFTDAETGQTIISGMGELHLEIIVDRMLREFKVDCSVGKPQVAYRETIRKSVEAEGKFVRQSGGRGQYGHCWLKLDPQEPGAGFTFVNKIVGGVVPREYIQPIENGIKEAMENGVIAGYPMVDIQVTVFDGSYHDVDSSEMAFKIAGSMGFKAGAAKAQPALLEPYMKVEVIVPEDYMGDVIGDLNSRRGRIEGMEARNGAQSIRAFVPLAEMFGYATDLRSKTQGRGNYSMEFDHYEDVPKNIAEAIVAKVRGV; this is encoded by the coding sequence GTGGCCCGTAAGTTTCCTCTTGAGAAAACACGGAACATCGGCATCATGGCACATATCGACGCCGGCAAAACCACTACTACTGAACGCATCCTTTTCTATACCGGGCGGGTACACAAAATCGGCGAAGTGCATGATGGCGCTGCGACCATGGACTGGATGGTGCAGGAGCAAGAGCGTGGGATTACCATTACCTCGGCTGCTACTACCTGCCAGTGGGATGAACATCGCATCAACATCATTGACACACCTGGTCACGTGGACTTCACGGTAGAAGTGGAGCGTTCCTTGCGCGTGCTGGACGGCTCGGTAGCCGTTTTCTGCGCAAAGGGTGGCGTTGAGCCGCAGTCGGAAACGGTGTGGCGGCAAGCTGACAAGTACAGCGTGCCTCGTATGGCCTATGTTAACAAAATGGATATTCTCGGCGCGGATTTCTTCCGTGTTGTGGATATGATGAAAAGCCGCCTCGGCGCCCATCCGGTGCCGTTGCAACTGCCGATTGGCTATGAAGATACCTTTAAGGGCTTTGTAGACCTCATCGACATGAAGGCCGTCATTTATACGGACGACCTGGGCAAGACCAGTGAAGCTAGCGAGATCCCCGAAGACATGCAGGAGCAGGCGGAAGAATATCGCCAGGCGCTTCTGGATGCAGTGGCTGAAAACGATGACGAGCTGATGATGAAATACTTGGAAGGCGAAGAGCTGACCAAGGAAGAAATCAAAGCAGGCATTCGTAAAGCGACCATTGCTTGCAAAATGACTCCGGTTTTCTGCGGTTCTTCTTACAAGAACAAAGGCGTACAGCCTCTTTTGGACGGCGTTGTGGATTACATGCCTTCGCCGCTGGATATTCCGGCGATCAAAGGCGTTGACCCCGATACCGGCGAAGAAGATGAGCGCGCTGCCAGCGACGAACTGCCTTTTTCCGCATTGGCGTTCAAAATCATGGCAGACCCCTTCGTGGGCCGTCTTTCTTTCTTCCGGGTTTACTCCGGCACGCTGGCTTCCGGTTCTTACGTTTTCAACTCGACGAAAGGCAAAAAGGAGCGCATTGGTCGCATCCTGCAAATGCATGCTAACCGTCGTGAAGAAATCGAAATCGCCTACACTGGCGACATCGCTGCTGCGGTGGGACTGAAAGACACAACGACTGGTGATACTCTCTGTGATGAGAAAGCAAGCATTATCCTTGAGACGATGGTTTTCCCCGAACCGGTTATTTCCGTAGCGGTGGAACCAAAGACCAAGGCTGATCAGGAAAAAATGGGCATTGCTTTATCGCGTTTGGCGGAAGAAGATCCAACTTTCCGGACCTTTACGGATGCTGAAACAGGGCAGACCATTATTTCCGGCATGGGCGAACTGCACTTGGAAATTATCGTTGACCGTATGCTGCGCGAGTTCAAAGTCGATTGCAGCGTGGGCAAACCGCAGGTTGCTTACCGCGAGACCATTCGCAAGAGTGTCGAAGCGGAAGGCAAGTTTGTGCGTCAGTCCGGCGGCCGCGGCCAATATGGTCATTGCTGGCTCAAATTGGATCCGCAAGAACCTGGTGCTGGTTTTACTTTTGTCAACAAAATCGTCGGCGGCGTAGTTCCTCGCGAATATATTCAGCCGATTGAAAATGGTATCAAGGAAGCTATGGAAAACGGTGTTATTGCTGGCTATCCGATGGTAGACATTCAGGTTACTGTCTTTGACGGTTCTTACCATGATGTTGACTCCTCGGAAATGGCTTTCAAAATTGCCGGATCCATGGGCTTTAAGGCAGGAGCGGCGAAAGCTCAGCCTGCATTGCTTGAACCCTATATGAAAGTGGAAGTCATCGTACCGGAAGATTACATGGGAGACGTCATTGGCGACTTGAACTCTCGCCGCGGACGCATTGAAGGTATGGAAGCCCGCAACGGCGCTCAATCCATTCGCGCCTTCGTGCCGCTGGCGGAAATGTTCGGTTACGCTACTGACTTGCGTTCTAAGACGCAAGGACGTGGTAACTACTCTATGGAATTCGACCATTACGAAGACGTGCCGAAAAATATCGCCGAAGCGATTGTCGCCAAAGTGCGCGGCGTCTAA
- the rplW gene encoding 50S ribosomal protein L23 → MENLCDVLVRPVITEKSNQLMEESKYTFIVSLKATKVEIRQAVEKMFKVQVEAVNTVRVMGKTKRMGKHEGKRPDFKKAIVKLAPGQSIAFFEGV, encoded by the coding sequence ATGGAAAACTTGTGCGACGTGCTTGTTCGTCCTGTCATCACAGAGAAAAGCAATCAGTTGATGGAGGAAAGCAAATACACCTTTATCGTATCGCTCAAAGCCACGAAGGTGGAAATCCGCCAGGCTGTGGAAAAAATGTTCAAAGTCCAGGTTGAGGCTGTGAACACTGTGCGTGTAATGGGTAAAACTAAGCGCATGGGCAAACACGAAGGAAAACGCCCCGATTTCAAGAAAGCTATCGTCAAACTGGCCCCCGGCCAGAGCATTGCGTTCTTCGAAGGGGTCTAA
- a CDS encoding type Z 30S ribosomal protein S14 → MAKTALIEKWKKEPKFKVRKYNRCKICGRPHAYIRKFEMCRICFRELSYKGAIPGVTKASW, encoded by the coding sequence GTGGCCAAGACAGCTTTGATTGAAAAATGGAAAAAAGAACCTAAATTCAAGGTTCGCAAATACAATCGCTGCAAGATTTGCGGTCGCCCGCATGCTTACATCCGCAAGTTCGAGATGTGCCGTATCTGCTTCCGGGAACTGAGCTATAAAGGCGCAATTCCGGGCGTTACGAAAGCTAGCTGGTAA
- the tuf gene encoding elongation factor Tu: MAKQKFERNKPHVNIGTIGHVDHGKTTLTAAITKVLSKTGGAQFMGYDMIDKAPEERERGITINTAHVEYETANRHYAHVDCPGHADYVKNMITGAAQMDGGILVVSAADGPMPQTREHILLSRQVGVPALVVFLNKADMVDDPELMELVEMEVRELLSSYEFPGDDIPVISGSALKALEGDAEYEQKILDLMAAVDSYIPTPERDTDKAFLMPVEDVFTITGRGTVATGRVERGVVKVGDTIEIVGMMEEAKQTVCTGVEMFRKLLDSAVAGDNIGALLRGVERKDIQRGQVLAKPGSIKPHTKFMGEVYVLSKEEGGRHTPFFNGYRPQFYFRTTDVTGVITLPEGTEMVMPGDNVQMAIELITPIAVEEGLRFAIREGGRTVGAGVVTAINA, from the coding sequence ATGGCAAAACAGAAGTTTGAAAGAAACAAGCCCCATGTGAATATCGGTACCATCGGTCACGTTGACCATGGCAAAACGACGCTGACTGCGGCCATCACGAAAGTGCTGTCCAAAACCGGTGGCGCTCAATTCATGGGTTACGACATGATCGACAAGGCGCCGGAAGAGCGCGAACGCGGCATCACCATCAACACCGCCCACGTTGAGTACGAGACGGCTAACCGTCACTATGCTCACGTGGACTGCCCTGGTCATGCTGACTATGTTAAAAACATGATTACCGGTGCTGCGCAGATGGACGGCGGCATTCTGGTGGTAAGCGCCGCTGACGGCCCGATGCCCCAGACCCGCGAGCACATCCTGCTGAGCCGCCAGGTTGGCGTGCCGGCTCTGGTTGTATTCTTGAACAAAGCGGACATGGTTGACGATCCGGAATTGATGGAACTGGTGGAAATGGAAGTTCGCGAATTGCTCTCGAGCTACGAATTCCCCGGCGACGACATCCCGGTCATCAGCGGCTCGGCCTTGAAAGCGCTGGAAGGCGACGCCGAGTATGAGCAGAAAATCCTTGATTTGATGGCAGCTGTTGACAGCTACATCCCTACTCCTGAACGCGATACCGACAAAGCATTCCTGATGCCTGTCGAGGACGTCTTCACGATTACCGGCCGCGGCACCGTGGCTACGGGCCGTGTGGAACGTGGCGTTGTCAAAGTGGGCGACACGATTGAAATCGTAGGTATGATGGAAGAAGCGAAACAAACGGTCTGCACAGGCGTGGAAATGTTCCGCAAATTGCTGGACTCCGCTGTAGCTGGCGACAACATCGGCGCGCTGCTGCGCGGCGTTGAGCGCAAAGACATCCAGCGCGGCCAGGTTTTGGCTAAGCCGGGTTCCATTAAGCCTCACACGAAATTCATGGGCGAAGTATACGTACTGTCCAAAGAAGAAGGCGGCCGTCACACTCCGTTCTTTAACGGCTATCGTCCGCAGTTCTACTTCCGTACGACCGACGTAACCGGCGTGATCACCTTGCCTGAAGGCACGGAAATGGTTATGCCTGGCGACAACGTGCAGATGGCAATCGAACTGATTACCCCCATCGCCGTTGAAGAAGGTCTGCGTTTTGCTATCCGCGAAGGCGGCCGCACCGTCGGCGCCGGCGTAGTTACCGCAATCAACGCGTAA
- the rpmC gene encoding 50S ribosomal protein L29 produces MKAKEIRDMNAAELDQKLAGLKDELFHLRFQHATGQLENPMRLKEVKKTIARVKTIQREMEIKTQEA; encoded by the coding sequence ATGAAGGCTAAAGAAATCCGTGATATGAACGCCGCCGAGCTCGATCAAAAATTGGCTGGCCTGAAAGATGAATTGTTTCACCTGAGATTTCAGCATGCGACTGGTCAGCTGGAAAACCCCATGCGCCTCAAGGAAGTTAAGAAAACCATCGCTCGCGTGAAAACCATTCAACGGGAAATGGAAATCAAAACCCAAGAAGCGTAA
- the rplN gene encoding 50S ribosomal protein L14 → MIQQQTILNVADNTGAKKVMCIRVLGGSYRRYANIGDIIVASVKDATPGGVVKKGDVVKAVVVRSHKGLRRQDGSYIRFDENAAVVIKEDKSPRGTRIFGPVARELREKDFMKIVSLAPEVI, encoded by the coding sequence ATGATCCAACAACAAACCATTCTTAATGTTGCTGATAATACCGGTGCTAAAAAAGTTATGTGCATTCGTGTATTGGGCGGTTCCTACCGGCGCTATGCCAATATCGGCGACATCATCGTCGCTTCCGTTAAGGACGCAACGCCCGGTGGCGTGGTCAAGAAAGGCGATGTAGTGAAAGCTGTTGTCGTACGGTCTCACAAGGGCCTGCGCCGTCAAGACGGTTCCTACATTCGTTTTGACGAGAACGCCGCCGTTGTCATCAAAGAAGACAAGAGTCCCCGCGGGACCCGTATTTTTGGACCGGTTGCGAGAGAGCTGCGTGAGAAAGACTTTATGAAGATTGTCTCGCTGGCACCGGAAGTAATCTAA
- the rpsJ gene encoding 30S ribosomal protein S10 — translation MPKQQKIRIRLKAYDHKALDQSAAKIVETAKRTGAMVSGPIPLPTEKNIFTILRSPHVNKDSREQFEMRTHKRLIDILEPTSKTVDSLMRLDLPAGVDIEIKL, via the coding sequence ATGCCTAAGCAACAAAAAATCAGAATCCGCTTGAAGGCGTACGATCACAAAGCTCTTGATCAGAGTGCTGCTAAGATCGTAGAAACTGCGAAAAGAACCGGCGCCATGGTGTCCGGGCCGATTCCGCTTCCTACAGAGAAAAATATTTTCACTATCCTGCGTTCTCCTCATGTAAACAAGGATTCGCGGGAACAATTTGAAATGCGTACGCATAAACGTTTGATTGATATCCTGGAACCGACATCCAAAACGGTAGATTCCCTCATGCGCCTCGACCTGCCGGCCGGTGTGGATATCGAAATCAAGCTGTAG
- the rplE gene encoding 50S ribosomal protein L5 translates to MVRLKEKYTSEVAKAMMEKFGYKNVMEIPKIEKVVLNMGIGEAVANPKVIDSAVADMTLISGQKPVVTRAKKSVAAFKIRAGMPIGAKVTLRGERMYYFVDKLFNVALARVRDFRGVSPKSFDGRGNYTLGIKEQLIFPEIEYDKVDKIRGMDIIIVTTAKTDEEARELLKLMGMPFSA, encoded by the coding sequence GTGGTCAGACTGAAAGAGAAATATACTAGCGAAGTCGCGAAAGCGATGATGGAAAAGTTCGGATACAAGAACGTCATGGAAATCCCTAAAATCGAAAAAGTTGTTTTGAATATGGGAATCGGCGAAGCAGTGGCCAATCCGAAAGTGATTGACTCTGCGGTAGCGGATATGACACTGATTTCCGGACAAAAACCGGTTGTCACTCGTGCTAAAAAATCCGTGGCTGCCTTTAAGATTCGTGCGGGTATGCCGATTGGCGCCAAAGTTACCTTGCGCGGTGAACGCATGTACTACTTTGTAGACAAGCTGTTCAATGTCGCATTGGCTCGTGTACGCGACTTCCGCGGTGTTAGCCCGAAGTCCTTTGACGGACGCGGCAACTACACCCTGGGCATCAAGGAACAACTGATTTTCCCCGAGATCGAGTACGACAAAGTCGACAAGATCCGCGGCATGGATATAATCATTGTTACCACTGCCAAAACTGATGAAGAGGCGCGGGAACTGTTGAAGCTGATGGGCATGCCCTTCAGCGCGTAA
- the rpsQ gene encoding 30S ribosomal protein S17, producing MSERNERKNRIGRVVSDKMDKTIVVAMERTVQHPLYKKAVKKTVTFKAHDENNECKPGDIVSLMETRPLSKDKRWRVVEILEKAK from the coding sequence GTGAGTGAAAGAAACGAGCGTAAAAACCGCATTGGCCGTGTGGTAAGCGATAAAATGGATAAGACTATAGTCGTAGCCATGGAGCGTACTGTACAGCATCCGTTGTACAAAAAGGCTGTGAAGAAAACGGTTACCTTCAAGGCTCATGATGAAAACAATGAGTGCAAGCCTGGGGATATTGTTTCCTTGATGGAAACACGCCCTCTCTCCAAAGATAAACGTTGGAGAGTTGTTGAAATTCTTGAGAAAGCGAAGTAA
- the rplB gene encoding 50S ribosomal protein L2 gives MAVKSFKPYSAGRRFMTVASFDEVTTDKPERSLLVRLTKKGGRNQQGRLTVRHQGGGHKRMYRLIDFKRNKDGIVAKVASVEYDPNRSAYIALLHYLDGEKRYILAPHGLKVGDKVESGPEADIKVGNALPMVNIPVGTMLHNIEMKIGKGGQMVRSAGASAQLMAKEGGTALLRLPSGELRKVHVNCRATIGQVGNLEHENITIGKAGRSRWLGVRPANRGVAMNPCDHPHGGGEGRSPVGRKHPVTPWGKCAHGVKTRRSKQSDKMIVKRRTK, from the coding sequence ATGGCAGTAAAATCGTTTAAACCTTATTCTGCCGGCAGACGTTTTATGACGGTAGCCAGCTTCGATGAAGTTACTACCGACAAACCGGAACGTTCTTTGCTGGTACGTCTGACTAAAAAAGGCGGCCGCAACCAACAAGGCAGACTGACTGTACGTCATCAAGGCGGCGGTCATAAGCGCATGTATCGTCTCATCGACTTCAAACGCAACAAGGACGGCATTGTCGCCAAAGTAGCGTCTGTGGAATATGATCCGAATCGTTCCGCTTATATTGCGTTGCTTCATTATTTAGACGGCGAAAAGCGCTACATTTTGGCGCCCCATGGTCTTAAAGTGGGAGACAAAGTGGAAAGCGGTCCAGAAGCCGACATTAAAGTAGGCAATGCGTTGCCGATGGTGAACATCCCCGTCGGTACCATGCTGCACAACATTGAGATGAAGATTGGCAAAGGCGGCCAGATGGTACGTAGCGCCGGCGCTTCCGCTCAGTTGATGGCTAAAGAAGGCGGCACTGCTCTTTTGCGTTTGCCCTCGGGCGAATTGCGCAAAGTGCATGTTAACTGCCGTGCAACCATCGGCCAGGTTGGCAACTTGGAACATGAAAACATTACGATCGGCAAAGCTGGCCGTTCTCGTTGGTTGGGCGTGCGTCCCGCTAACCGCGGCGTAGCAATGAACCCTTGCGATCATCCGCATGGCGGTGGTGAAGGCCGTTCGCCGGTGGGCCGCAAGCATCCGGTTACGCCTTGGGGCAAATGCGCGCATGGCGTGAAAACCCGTCGCAGCAAACAGTCCGACAAAATGATCGTCAAACGACGCACGAAATAA